The sequence AGGCGATGTCTTCCACGGCCATTTGCGACGCTCCATCCTCGCCCAGCGAGATGCCGCCGTGAGAACCGACGAATTTGGCATTGACGCGCGGGTTGGCGACCCCCATTCGCAACTGGTCGAACGACTTGCAGATCAGGAACGAGGCGAAGGAACTGGCAAAGGGAATCAGGCCCGAGGTCGCAAGTCCCGCAGCCATGCCCACCAGGTTGGCTTCCGCGATCCCGACATTCAGGAAACGGTCCGGAAAGTGACGGGCAAACGCCTGGGTCTTGGTGCTCTTGCTGAGGTCGGCATCCAGCACCACCACCCGCGGTTCCTGACGGCCCAGTTCCACGATTGCCTCGCCATAGGCATCTCGCGTGGCCGCCCCCAGTTTGCGTTCCCGAATCGACATGGTTCGTGTGGCCTCCTTCTCGGGGCGTCGTGCTCAGGCCGTGACCGTCGCGAGTTCTGCCAGCGCCTGACGCAACTGCTCCGCAGAGGGGGCGGCGCCGTGCCACTCGTTGTTGTGCTCCATAAAGGACACGCCCTTGCCCTTGACAGTCCGGGCCAGAATGACCGTGGGGCGGCCCTTGGTGGCCTGCGCCTCACGGTAGGCCGCCAGAATCTGGGCGAAGTCGTGACCGTCGATCTCGACCACGTGCCAGCCGAAGGCGGCCCATTTGTCGGCCAGCGGCTCCAGCGGGAGAATCCCGGCCGTGCTGTCATCCAGTTGCAGGCCATTGACGTCCACGATCGCCGTCAGGTTCTCGCAGGCCTTGGCCCCAGCATACAGCGCCGCTTCCCAAACCTGTCCCTCGTCCAGCTCGCCGTCGCCCATCAGCACGTACACCCGCGCCTGCGTGCCGGTGATCCGGGCCCCCTCAGCCATCCCGAGGCCGATCGAAAGTCCCTGCCCCAGGGAACCCGTCGAGGCTTCCACGCCGGCCAGCTTGCCGAGTTCCGGATGCCCCTGCAACGGACTGCCAAGCTGGCGCAGGGTGGGATAAAGTGCCCGGTCGAAATAACCGGCTTCGCCCAGCACGGCGTAGAGTGCAGGGGCCGCGTGCCCCTTGCTGAGGATGAAGCGGTCACGCGCGGCCCAAAGCGGCTGGGCGGGGTCGTGCTTCAGGACGCCGAAGTACAGGGCCGTGATCAAGTCGATGGCAGACAGCGAGCCCCCGGGGTGTCCGGAGTTGGCGGCCGCAATCATCTCCAGCACGTCCTTGCGCAGGCGCCAGGCGAGGCGATGCAAGGCGTCGGGGGCCTCGGGGCGAGCAGCGTCGGCGGTCATCTTGCAACCTTTCGTCAGCGGGAAGGCCGCCTCATCGTACCAGGCGAATCAGGGCCGGACAAGCCGAGCCGGCGCGCCGCGCGTGCCTGCACCACCTCATCGTAGACCGTCTCGGTCCGAGCCGCGATGCGGGACCAGGCATAGGGTGTGACGCTGTCCCGAGCGGCACGCGCCATGGCCAGTCGCTTCGGGGCATCGAGACAGAGGCCGTCCAGGTGAGCGGCGATCGCCCCGACATCAGACGGTTCAGGCAGCAAAAAGCCGTTGACGCCGTCCTGCACGGCATCGGAAGCACCGGCCAGGGTGCTGGTGACCACGGGCAAGCCGGCCGCCAGCGCCTCGACCACGA comes from Candidatus Sericytochromatia bacterium and encodes:
- a CDS encoding transketolase — protein: MTADAARPEAPDALHRLAWRLRKDVLEMIAAANSGHPGGSLSAIDLITALYFGVLKHDPAQPLWAARDRFILSKGHAAPALYAVLGEAGYFDRALYPTLRQLGSPLQGHPELGKLAGVEASTGSLGQGLSIGLGMAEGARITGTQARVYVLMGDGELDEGQVWEAALYAGAKACENLTAIVDVNGLQLDDSTAGILPLEPLADKWAAFGWHVVEIDGHDFAQILAAYREAQATKGRPTVILARTVKGKGVSFMEHNNEWHGAAPSAEQLRQALAELATVTA